The Mesorhizobium sp. B1-1-8 genome contains a region encoding:
- a CDS encoding DUF2461 domain-containing protein — MAGAFKGFGDKAIPFLKALDFHQSREWFQENRGLYESELHEPFCDLVETLTERFATAGLGLRGDRKKSLFRINRDVRFSKDKRPYNRHLSAILSPDGTKMEQGVFYVHIGLERSFAGVAWWQPGPELLQAMRKTIVTKPAAFRGMVSALKKARLELETEGCLKRAPRGFEDVAEADLAAAVRNRHFYVQQAIDPATIHSPALVDNLVDFTLRAKPLLDWGRAIQGKAG, encoded by the coding sequence ATGGCGGGCGCATTCAAGGGTTTTGGCGACAAGGCCATTCCATTCCTGAAGGCGCTCGACTTCCACCAGAGCCGGGAATGGTTCCAGGAAAACCGCGGCCTCTACGAAAGCGAGCTGCACGAACCGTTCTGCGACCTTGTCGAGACGCTCACCGAGCGTTTTGCGACGGCCGGGCTCGGCCTGCGCGGCGACCGCAAGAAGTCGCTGTTCCGCATCAACCGGGACGTGCGTTTCTCCAAGGACAAGCGGCCCTACAACCGGCATCTGTCTGCCATCCTGTCGCCGGACGGCACCAAGATGGAGCAAGGCGTCTTTTACGTGCATATCGGGCTCGAGCGCAGTTTCGCCGGCGTCGCCTGGTGGCAGCCGGGACCGGAACTGCTGCAGGCGATGCGCAAGACGATCGTGACGAAGCCCGCGGCGTTCCGCGGCATGGTTTCTGCGCTGAAGAAGGCAAGGCTCGAGCTGGAGACCGAAGGCTGCCTGAAGCGCGCGCCGCGCGGCTTTGAGGACGTTGCGGAGGCCGATCTCGCCGCCGCCGTCCGCAACAGGCACTTCTATGTTCAGCAGGCTATCGATCCGGCGACGATCCATTCGCCGGCGCTGGTCGATAACCTCGTCGATTTCACCTTGCGCGCCAAGCCGCTGCTCGACTGGGGCAGGGCGATCCAGGGCAAAGCTGGGTAA
- the ligA gene encoding NAD-dependent DNA ligase LigA, which produces MSEKPVESLSESEAVDELKRLAEEIAVHDRHYHTEDAPTITDAEYDALRRRNLAIEERFPDLVREDSPSRRVGAPLAEGFAKVRHAVPMLSLAKAYTDQDVADFIERGRRFFDRDKDLDIAFTAEPKIDGLSASLRYENGVFVQGATRGDGAVGEDITANLKTISDIPKTLKGSGWPDVIEVRGEVYMTYAEFEALKERSAAIGGQDYVNPRNTAAGSLRQKDPTVTASRNLKFFAYAWGYTTADPAPTQYAAVQKFAEWGFKVSPLMVRAKSVEELIAHYHRIEDQRSSLGYDIDGVVYKVDQLELQRRWGFVTGEPRWAVAHKFPAEQAMTTVERIDIQVGRTGTLAPVARLAPVTVGGVVVENVTLHNEDYIKGFDSNGQPIRDGIDVRIGDTVVIQRAGDVIPQIVSVVVDKRPADAVPYEFPHTCPVCGSPATREINEKTGKEDSRRRCTGELICAAQAVERLRHFVSRGALDIEGLGAENIDLFFNRGLVKTAADIFTLKDRRPAVTRALAERREEQARQREAASGKARKNARSVEERNYESLDKLFAAIDARREPELDRFIFALGIRHIGETTAAVLARQFSTIEELIRVGKETAKAEDPHSVFPSINGIGDTVINALRDFFCNERNDAVLDALLAQVHPKPYVVEISAGSEVSGKTIVFTGTLEKVTRSEAKAMAERLGAKVAGSVSAKTDLVVAGPGAGSKLKVATDLGIEVIDEDTWLQRIGRGG; this is translated from the coding sequence ATGTCGGAAAAGCCAGTCGAATCATTGAGCGAGAGCGAAGCCGTGGACGAGCTGAAGCGGCTGGCTGAAGAGATCGCGGTGCACGACCGGCATTATCACACCGAGGACGCGCCGACGATCACGGACGCTGAGTACGACGCGCTGCGCCGGCGCAACCTCGCCATCGAGGAGCGTTTCCCGGATCTGGTGCGCGAGGATTCGCCGTCGCGCCGCGTCGGCGCGCCGCTGGCCGAGGGCTTTGCCAAAGTGCGCCACGCGGTGCCGATGCTCAGCCTCGCCAAGGCCTACACCGACCAGGACGTCGCCGACTTCATCGAACGCGGGCGGCGCTTCTTCGACCGCGACAAGGATCTCGACATTGCCTTCACGGCCGAGCCGAAGATCGACGGGTTGTCGGCCTCGCTGCGCTATGAAAACGGCGTGTTCGTGCAGGGCGCGACGCGCGGCGATGGCGCCGTCGGCGAAGACATCACGGCCAATCTCAAGACCATTTCCGATATTCCGAAGACGCTGAAGGGATCCGGCTGGCCGGACGTCATCGAGGTGCGGGGCGAGGTCTACATGACCTATGCCGAATTCGAGGCGCTGAAGGAGCGCTCGGCGGCGATCGGCGGCCAGGATTATGTCAATCCACGCAACACGGCGGCCGGCTCGCTGCGGCAGAAGGACCCGACGGTCACCGCCAGCCGCAACCTTAAATTCTTCGCCTATGCCTGGGGCTATACGACGGCGGATCCCGCGCCGACCCAATACGCCGCCGTGCAGAAATTCGCCGAATGGGGGTTCAAGGTCAGCCCGCTGATGGTGCGGGCTAAGTCGGTCGAGGAACTGATCGCGCATTATCACCGGATCGAGGATCAGCGCTCCTCGCTCGGCTATGACATCGACGGCGTCGTCTACAAGGTCGACCAGTTGGAACTGCAGCGCCGCTGGGGTTTCGTCACCGGCGAGCCGCGCTGGGCGGTTGCCCACAAATTCCCGGCCGAGCAGGCGATGACGACGGTGGAACGGATCGATATCCAGGTCGGCCGCACCGGCACGCTGGCGCCGGTTGCGCGGCTGGCGCCGGTGACGGTCGGCGGCGTGGTGGTCGAGAACGTCACCCTCCACAACGAAGATTATATCAAAGGCTTCGACAGCAACGGCCAGCCGATCCGCGACGGCATCGACGTGCGCATAGGCGACACGGTCGTCATCCAACGGGCAGGCGACGTCATTCCGCAGATCGTCAGCGTCGTCGTCGACAAACGGCCGGCCGATGCCGTGCCTTACGAATTTCCGCACACCTGTCCGGTCTGCGGTTCGCCGGCGACGCGCGAGATCAACGAGAAGACCGGCAAGGAAGATTCCCGCCGGCGCTGCACCGGCGAGCTGATCTGCGCCGCGCAGGCGGTGGAAAGATTGCGTCACTTCGTGTCGCGCGGCGCGCTCGATATTGAAGGCCTGGGCGCCGAAAACATCGACTTGTTCTTCAATCGCGGATTGGTCAAGACGGCGGCCGACATCTTCACGCTCAAGGATAGGCGGCCCGCTGTCACCAGGGCGCTGGCAGAGCGGCGGGAGGAGCAGGCGCGGCAGCGCGAGGCGGCATCCGGCAAGGCGCGCAAGAATGCGCGCAGTGTCGAGGAGCGCAATTATGAAAGCCTCGACAAGCTGTTCGCGGCCATCGATGCGCGCCGCGAGCCGGAGCTCGACCGCTTCATCTTTGCGCTTGGCATCCGCCACATCGGCGAGACGACGGCCGCGGTGCTTGCCCGTCAGTTCTCGACCATCGAGGAGCTGATCCGCGTCGGCAAGGAGACGGCCAAGGCCGAGGATCCACACAGCGTCTTTCCGTCGATCAACGGCATCGGCGACACGGTTATCAACGCGCTGCGCGATTTCTTCTGCAACGAACGCAATGACGCCGTGCTCGACGCGCTGCTGGCGCAGGTCCATCCGAAGCCCTATGTCGTGGAGATCTCGGCCGGCAGCGAAGTGTCTGGCAAGACGATCGTGTTCACCGGCACGCTGGAAAAGGTAACGCGGTCCGAAGCCAAGGCGATGGCGGAGCGCCTCGGCGCCAAGGTCGCGGGCTCGGTTTCGGCGAAGACCGATCTGGTGGTGGCCGGGCCTGGCGCCGGATCCAAGCTGAAGGTCGCCACCGACCTCGGCATCGAGGTGATCGACGAGGATACCTGGCTGCAGCGGATAGGCAGGGGCGGCTGA